From a region of the Alnus glutinosa chromosome 1, dhAlnGlut1.1, whole genome shotgun sequence genome:
- the LOC133858911 gene encoding transcription factor MYB111: MGRAPCCEKLGLKRGRWTAEEDEVLTNYIQAKGEGSWRTLPKNAGLLRCGKSCRLRWINYLRADLKRGNITPEEEATIVNLHSALGNRWSLIAGHLPGRTDNEIKNYWNTHLSRKLYSFNRAANEPLPSIITVAAERKRRGGRGRARRQAVKKHKKVLDTASDSVGMSSVKAPAESVSTSEVVEPGGTTVGQVERSPTMGVHGSCLDSTTRMLGHCEESKSTVGELCPNNIENEALGPYEWLDGEMMRLSYILDSRVVDPSGKERTEKETASERESSVLSSNAADGEWYNCSSSITYTNSGFDDKWMDWDWVAGVESHNQWELWNEGDKLFSRLWGAGKREEE, encoded by the exons ATGGGGAGAGCACCGTGTTGTGAGAAGTTGGGGCTGAAGAGAGGAAGATGGACGGCTGAAGAAGATGAAGTCTTGACCAACTACATTCAAGCCAAAGGTGAAGGCTCTTGGAGGACTTTGCCCAAGAATGCTG GCTTGTTAAGGTGTGGGAAGAGCTGCAGACTCAGGTGGATAAATTATCTAAGGGCAGACTTGAAGAGAGGGAACATCACTCCTGAAGAGGAAGCGACCATTGTTAATTTGCATAGTGCTTTGGGTAATAG ATGGTCTTTGATAGCTGGACATTTACCAGGACGAACCGATAACGAGATAAAGAACTACTGGAACACTCACTTAAGCAGAAAGCTTTACAGCTTCAACAGGGCCGCAAATGAACCCTTGCCCTCCATTATCACTGTGGCTGCCGAACGCAAGCGAAGAGGCGGACGAGGTCGGGCGAGACGGCAGGCAGTGAAAAAGCACAAGAAGGTTCTTGACACAGCCTCAGATAGTGTCGGAATGTCATCAGTAAAGGCGCCGGCTGAGAGCGTTTCCACAAGTGAGGTGGTTGAACCAGGTGGTACCACCGTAGGACAGGTTGAAAGGAGCCCAACAATGGGCGTGCATGGTTCTTGTCTGGACAGTACGACGAGGATGTTAGGGCATTGTGAGGAGAGCAAAAGTACTGTAGGCGAGTTATGCCCTAATAATATAGAAAATGAGGCCTTGGGGCCATATGAATGGCTAGATGGTGAAATGATGCGACTCAGCTATATTCTTGATAGTCGGGTCGTGGATCCAAGTGGTAAGGAGCGAACAGAGAAAGAGACCGCCAGTGAAAGGGAGAGCAGTGTTCTGAGCTCAAATGCAGCAGATGGGGAGTGGTACAATTGCTCTTCATCAATTACGTATACTAATTCGGGCTTTGATGATAAATGGATGGATTGGGATTGGGTAGCTGGTGTTGAATCCCATAATCAATGGGAATTATGGAATGAAGGAGACAAGCTGTTTTCTCGTTTATGGGGAGCTGGCAAACGTGAGGAAGAATAG
- the LOC133881187 gene encoding uncharacterized protein LOC133881187 yields MRKMGVEKEGLKSGGGYVGSFFQLFDWTAKSRKKLFSSKSDLPEHSKQGKKSDGNMPRTRLHLIDEDETRAGSSIKGSSDYSCASSVTDEEAYVSRAPGVVARLMGLESLPTSNSSEPYSTPYFDTQSLQEAHYHRFDYHHDHQIMYSGNLLNKVEGPVRNFVESKPPKMLSRPIEKFQSETLPPKSAKSIPITHHKLLSPIKTPGFVSTKNAAHIMEAAAKIIESGPRAAAKAKLPLVGSSSVHLKVRDLKEKVEAAQEVPMVGSSSITLKVRDLKEKVEAAHKTSRVAEASRRPVESTAAKYLNGQSMNKSWNGSIDTPDIEEGSSGLTSRTKSISLAIQAKVNVQRREGLNSSVSRNLVRQKEQSEVNISQPFKSQPTIHKNLHKKSSMHNASGVLRQNNQKQNCLMDKAKLPSKPLGSNSQNRKKPSGDSSFGRHKSSSKSTGNSKLGSRKLGLEEVDGDKDACSSTKNFPRKKRTIDRDFHFEKNRNADNVLNDKNQKPVQSKPVMDRDFSWAQDSRKKGIDVVSFTFTAPLTRSMHGSDTSCQVAHKTNGNCMRNNIGADSMRLSSLGYNVIGADSLSTLLEQKLRELTYGVGSSPCDSFKVESASSSLSIFQDPVPHVDVVSSKPMLLERRDQYEFVTDKFGGYDSDFSSTNPSTFRWKNKFQGADEMDECSSNRIEAGPLPNCRHPSPISILEHSFSTETCDSSVTTDSNSTEGSKLSSSVQALEVLGLSSSKKFHSVEADIELSDSASSTSTGAVVEKYSTRSILTGLVRSTKWEIEYVQEILCNVESMFEDFALGRAGEIINPHLFDQLESRKIQWESDSGECRLRRKVLFDCVSECLDLRSGRFVGGGYGAWVKGVAMVRRKEWLAEEVYKEISGWRELGDCMVDELVDKDMSSQHGRWLDFQLDAFALGVEVEDEIFNSLVQEVVADILQL; encoded by the exons ATGAGAAAAATGGGAGTGGAGAAAGAAGGTTTAAAAAGTGGAGGAGGTTATGTGGGCAGTTTCTTTCAACTGTTCGACTGGACTGCCAAATCTCGGAAGAAGTTATTCTCAAGCAAGTCAGATTTACCTG AGCATTCcaaacaaggaaagaaaagcGACGGGAACATGCCAAGGACACGACTCCATTTG ATAGATGAAGATGAAACTAGAGCAGGGTCAAGTATCAAAGGAAGTAGTGACTATAGTTGTGCTTCATCAGTTACAGATGAAGAAGCATATGTAAGTAGGGCCCCTGGGGTAGTCGCCAGGCTCATGGGATTAGAATCCTTACCCACATCCAACTCTTCTGAGCCCTACTCTACCCCTTATTTTGATACTCAGTCTCTTCAAGAAGCTCATTATCACAGGTTTGATTATCATCATGATCATCAAATCATGTATTCTGGAAATCTGCTGAATAAGGTAGAGGGCCCTGTGCGGAACTTTGTGGAGTCAAAACCCCCAAAGATGCTAAGCAGGCCAATTGAGAAGTTCCAAAGTGAAACTTTGCCTCCTAAATCAGCTAAATCAATTCCAATTACCCACCATAAACTTTTGTCCCCTATTAAGACTCCTGGCTTCGTTTCCACTAAGAATGCTGCTCACATAATGGAAGCAGCTGCAAAAATTATTGAGTCTGGACCTCGAGCTGCTGCCAAGGCCAAATTGCCTCTGGTAGGTTCTTCGTCAGTACACTTGAAAGTTCGGGATCTCAAAGAAAAAGTGGAGGCTGCGCAGGAAGTGCCTATGGTTGGGTCTTCTTCCATAACCCTGAAAGTTCGAGACCTAAAAGAGAAAGTTGAAGCTGCTCATAAAACTTCCAGGGTTGCTGAAGCTTCTCGAAGGCCAGTTGAGTCTACTGCTGCCAAGTATCTTAACGGACAGTCTATGAACAAAAGCTGGAATGGATCCATAGATACTCCTGATATAGAAGAAGGCTCTTCTGGTTTAACGAGTAGGACAAAGTCCATTTCACTTGCAATCCAAGCAAAGGTTAATGTTCAGAGAAGGGAAGGGTTAAATTCAAGTGTCAGTAGAAATTTGGTAAGACAGAAAGAGCAGAGTGAGGTTAACATAAGCCAGCCCTTCAAGAGCCAGCCTACTATTCATAAGAATTTGCATAAGAAATCTTCTATGCATAATGCCTCCGGAGTTTTAAGGCAGAATAATCAGAAACAAAATTGCCTTATGGACAAAGCCAAATTGCCTTCAAAGCCTTTGGGTTCGAACTCACAGAATAGAAAAAAGCCGTCTGGTGATTCATCTTTTGGGCGTCACAAAAGCTCAAGTAAATCCACTGGGAACTCCAAACTTGGATCCAGGAAGCTGGGTTTAGAGGAGGTAGATGGTGATAAAGATGCATGTTCTAGTACAAAGAATTTCCCTAGGAAGAAACGAACAATAGATAGGGACTTTCACTTTGAGAAAAATCGGAATGCTGATAATGTGTTGAATGACAAAAATCAGAAGCCAGTTCAATCTAAACCAGTTATGGACAGGGACTTTAGTTGGGCTCAAGACAGCAGAAAGAAAGGCATCGATGTTGTTTCTTTTACATTCACAGCTCCACTGACACGATCAATGCATGGGTCTGACACCTCTTGTCAGGTTGCACATAAAACTAATGGTAATTGCATGAGAAACAACATAGGGGCTGATAGTATGAGATTATCTTCACTGGGATACAATGTTATAGGGGCTGATTCTTTGAGTACGCTTTTGGAGCAAAAGTTAAGGGAATTAACTTATGGAGTTGGGTCTTCTCCCTGTGACTCCTTCAAAGTAGAGTCAGCTTCTAGTTCTCTGTCGATTTTTCAAGATCCGGTACCCCATGTTGATGTAGTTAGCTCCAAGCCAATGCTACTTGAGAGGAGAGACCAATATGAATTTGTTACAGATAAATTTGGTGGCTATGACTCTGACTTCTCCTCCACTAATCCATCCACCTTCAGATGGAAAAACAAGTTTCAG GGAGCGGATGAGATGGATGAATGTAGCAGCAATCGTATTGAAGCTGGACCGTTGCCCAATTGCCGACATCCTAGTCCAATCTCTATTCTAGAGCATTCCTTTTCAACTGAAACTTGTGACTCTTCAGTTACCACTGATAGTAACAGTACGGAAG GAAGCAAGTTGAGTTCATCTGTTCAAGCTCTGGAGGTTCTTGGTTTAAGTTCTTCAAAGAAGTTCCATTCAGTGGAAGCTGATATAGAATTATCAGATTCGGCTTCTTCCACATCTACTGGAGCAGTGGTGGAAAAATATTCGACCAGGTCAATTTTGACAGGTCTTGTGAGATCGACCAAGTGGGAAATAGAATATGTGCAGGAGATCCTGTGTAATGTGGAATCAATGTTTGAGGACTTCGCATTAGGTCGGGCCGGTGAGATCATAAACCCTCATCTCTTTGATCAGTTGGAAAGTCGAAAAATACAGTGGGAAAGTGATAGTGGCGAGTGTAGGCTAAGGCGGAAGGTATTATTCGATTGTGTGAGCGAATGCTTGGACTTGAGAAGCGGACGATTTGTAGGTGGGGGATATGGAGCATGGGTGAAAGGGGTAGCAATGGTGAGAAGAAAGGAGTGGTTAGCAGAAGAAGTGTACAAGGAAATTTCTGGTTGGAGAGAGTTGGGGGATTGTATGGTTGATGAGCTTGTAGATAAAGACATGAGCAGCCAACATGGAAGATGGCTGGACTTCCAATTAGATGCATTTGCATTGGGGGTAGAGGTTGAGGATGAAATATTCAATTCTTTGGTTCAGGAGGTGGTTGCTGATATCTTGCAGCTTTAA